A single window of Sporosarcina sp. FSL W7-1349 DNA harbors:
- the gpr gene encoding GPR endopeptidase → MATFDYFRTDLIDESEEMVRHRTATEKNRLEDTRGVEFGESRLGRVVLTTVKVDEEGEERIGKKKGTYITLTVPALTTEDSEGMEDLSRVLIEKLNEMIAQKTPLNKGKFLFIGLGNRDVTPDAVGPLTMDRLKTIVPEYYSEDGSEVYVYAPGVTIQTGLETAHFVRALVTEIKPDLLIVVDALAARDSSRLCRTIQLTDTGIHPGSGVGNSRKEVSEETLGIPVIAIGIPTVVDGPVLIADAIDTMFGYIASKISEKDRPSSRLSVSPWLHSENKDADRSTLIPIFGDWSSWPHEDRIQLFEEVLTNHELRTFISPKEIDSWVSIYAETLSDTLTKWVGDLKNSN, encoded by the coding sequence ATGGCAACGTTTGATTATTTCAGGACAGACCTGATTGATGAAAGTGAAGAAATGGTGCGTCATCGGACAGCGACTGAGAAAAACAGGCTGGAGGACACGAGAGGAGTCGAATTCGGGGAATCCAGACTGGGTCGCGTCGTATTGACGACGGTCAAGGTAGACGAAGAAGGAGAGGAACGGATCGGCAAAAAGAAAGGCACGTATATTACGTTGACGGTCCCCGCCTTGACGACCGAAGATTCGGAAGGGATGGAGGATCTATCCCGGGTGCTCATTGAGAAGTTGAATGAGATGATCGCTCAAAAGACTCCCCTGAACAAGGGCAAGTTCCTGTTCATCGGGTTGGGCAACCGGGATGTCACGCCCGACGCGGTCGGCCCGTTGACGATGGATCGTCTGAAAACGATCGTCCCGGAATATTATTCCGAGGACGGCAGCGAGGTGTATGTGTATGCACCCGGCGTCACCATCCAAACGGGTCTTGAGACGGCCCACTTCGTCCGCGCACTCGTGACGGAAATCAAGCCCGATTTGCTCATAGTCGTCGATGCTCTGGCGGCCAGGGATAGCTCAAGACTTTGCCGTACAATCCAATTGACTGACACTGGCATCCATCCGGGATCGGGAGTCGGAAACAGCCGGAAGGAAGTGTCGGAGGAGACGCTTGGCATACCAGTCATCGCGATCGGAATCCCGACGGTAGTCGATGGCCCCGTTCTTATTGCGGATGCCATTGATACGATGTTCGGTTATATCGCTTCAAAAATCAGTGAAAAAGACCGTCCATCCTCCCGCCTTTCCGTTTCACCGTGGCTTCATAGTGAAAACAAGGATGCGGATCGTTCTACATTGATCCCGATTTTCGGGGACTGGTCTTCCTGGCCGCATGAGGACCGGATCCAGTTGTTTGAAGAAGTGTTGACGAATCATGAGTTACGGACTTTCATTTCCCCGAAAGAGATCGATTCATGGGTGTCCATTTATGCGGAAACATTATCTGATACTCTGACGAAATGGGTCGGGGATCTAAAAAATAGTAATTGA
- the spoIIP gene encoding stage II sporulation protein P: MKNPLHIWGTLILILFLFPVVIQFVPGGPTVKSSNLAKESAYIVYASNVVEEEPAPEVKEATGGDSKVLLYFTHSHEAFEPITKAVAGKVAVSHQTENIVKVGGKLQNQLQFHGIPTDVLPVDNAKEMSSKGIPHSRAYAAIRPHVKQRLGEKEYELIIDLHRDSVGPAKTTMTHEGERFAKVAFVIGTEHPKYKENQAKANRLKQEMEKLVPGITRSFIMKGGAGVDGKYNQDLDPSIILIELGGIGNTEDELNRTVSVIAQAASTMLSEETPSYAEY; encoded by the coding sequence TTGAAAAATCCATTGCATATTTGGGGCACACTCATCCTCATCCTCTTCCTATTTCCTGTCGTCATTCAATTTGTACCTGGCGGACCGACGGTGAAATCGAGCAATCTTGCGAAAGAGTCGGCTTATATCGTCTACGCTTCCAATGTGGTCGAAGAAGAGCCGGCACCGGAAGTGAAAGAGGCAACGGGCGGGGATAGCAAAGTCCTACTCTATTTCACCCACTCCCACGAAGCATTTGAGCCGATTACGAAAGCAGTCGCCGGCAAAGTGGCCGTGTCCCACCAAACGGAGAACATTGTGAAAGTTGGCGGGAAGCTGCAAAACCAACTGCAGTTCCATGGAATTCCGACGGATGTTCTGCCAGTGGATAACGCGAAAGAAATGAGTTCCAAAGGGATTCCCCATTCTCGGGCCTATGCCGCCATCCGGCCACACGTCAAACAACGGCTTGGAGAGAAAGAGTATGAGTTGATCATCGATTTGCACCGGGATTCAGTCGGGCCTGCCAAGACGACAATGACGCATGAAGGGGAGCGGTTCGCGAAGGTCGCTTTTGTCATCGGCACTGAACATCCGAAGTACAAGGAAAACCAAGCGAAAGCGAACCGGTTGAAGCAAGAGATGGAGAAACTCGTTCCTGGCATTACGCGGAGCTTCATCATGAAAGGCGGAGCTGGTGTGGATGGCAAGTACAACCAAGATCTCGATCCATCCATCATTCTGATCGAACTCGGAGGTATCGGAAATACGGAGGATGAATTGAATCGGACGGTATCCGTCATCGCTCAGGCCGCATCGACCATGTTATCTGAAGAGACTCCTTCATACGCCGAATATTGA
- the lepA gene encoding translation elongation factor 4: MNHEERLARQKNIRNFSIIAHIDHGKSTLADRILEQTQTLSSREMKSQTLDSMDLERERGITIKLNAVQLTYTAKDGQDYTFHLIDTPGHVDFTYEVSRSLAACEGAILVVDAAQGIEAQTLANVYLALDNDLEILPVINKIDLPAADPERVKQEIEDVIGLDASEAVHASAKAGIGIEEILEQIVEKVPAPQGDPDAPLKALIFDSHYDPYKGVIVNIRIMEGSVKPGDEIRMMATGKTFEVIETGVFTPNISMRDELTVGDVGFLSASIKNVGDTRVGDTITSVKNPASEPLPGYRRMNPMVFCGLYPIDTSKYNDLREALEKLELNDSALEYEAETSQALGFGYRCGFLGLLHMEIIQERIEREFKIDLITTAPSVIYNVVMTDGTELKVDNPAMMPDAQKIDHVEEPYVKASIMVPNDYVGAVMELCQQKRGNFVTMDYLDASRVNIIYELPLAEIVYDFFDQLKSGTKGYASLDYELIGYKQSKLVKMDILLNGEQVDALSFIVHRDFSYERGKAIVEKLRSLIPRQQFEVPVQAAIGQKIVARSTIKSIGKNVLAKCYGGDISRKRKLLEKQKEGKKRMKQVGSVEVPQEAFMAVLKMDEE; encoded by the coding sequence ATGAATCATGAAGAAAGATTGGCACGTCAGAAAAACATCCGAAACTTTTCCATCATTGCCCATATCGATCACGGGAAATCGACGCTGGCCGATCGCATTTTGGAACAGACGCAAACGTTAAGTTCCAGGGAGATGAAGTCCCAAACATTGGATTCCATGGACCTTGAAAGGGAACGAGGAATTACGATCAAATTGAATGCTGTGCAGTTGACGTACACGGCAAAAGACGGTCAGGACTACACATTCCACCTGATCGATACGCCGGGGCACGTCGACTTTACATATGAAGTATCCCGCAGTCTGGCCGCATGCGAAGGGGCTATTCTTGTCGTGGATGCAGCGCAAGGGATCGAAGCCCAGACGTTGGCGAATGTCTATTTGGCACTCGACAATGATCTGGAAATCTTGCCGGTCATCAATAAAATCGATTTGCCGGCGGCTGATCCGGAAAGAGTAAAACAAGAAATCGAGGATGTCATTGGACTGGATGCTTCTGAAGCTGTCCATGCATCCGCGAAAGCCGGAATCGGCATTGAAGAAATCTTGGAGCAGATCGTCGAGAAGGTGCCCGCACCACAAGGGGATCCGGACGCTCCTTTGAAAGCTCTTATTTTCGATTCGCATTATGACCCGTATAAAGGGGTGATCGTCAACATCCGGATTATGGAAGGTTCCGTTAAACCGGGCGATGAAATCCGGATGATGGCGACAGGGAAGACATTCGAAGTCATTGAGACCGGAGTTTTCACGCCGAACATTTCCATGCGGGATGAATTAACGGTCGGCGATGTCGGCTTCTTATCGGCTTCCATTAAAAATGTTGGCGATACGCGAGTCGGGGATACGATCACAAGTGTCAAAAATCCAGCCAGCGAACCGTTGCCAGGGTATCGCCGGATGAATCCGATGGTTTTCTGCGGACTGTATCCGATCGATACATCGAAATATAATGACTTGCGAGAAGCACTGGAGAAATTGGAATTGAATGACTCGGCTCTCGAATATGAGGCGGAAACGTCCCAAGCGCTCGGGTTTGGATACCGCTGCGGTTTTCTTGGCCTGCTCCATATGGAAATCATCCAAGAGCGGATTGAACGGGAATTCAAGATCGATTTGATTACCACCGCGCCAAGCGTTATTTATAATGTCGTCATGACGGATGGGACCGAGCTGAAAGTGGACAACCCTGCGATGATGCCGGACGCACAAAAAATCGATCATGTCGAAGAGCCATACGTCAAAGCATCGATCATGGTGCCGAATGATTATGTCGGTGCGGTCATGGAACTCTGCCAGCAAAAGCGCGGTAACTTCGTGACGATGGACTATTTGGATGCTTCCCGGGTGAACATCATCTATGAATTGCCATTGGCGGAAATCGTCTATGACTTCTTCGACCAATTGAAATCAGGGACAAAGGGATATGCCTCCCTTGATTATGAATTGATTGGCTATAAACAGTCGAAACTCGTCAAAATGGATATTTTGCTCAATGGAGAACAAGTGGATGCGCTCAGTTTCATTGTCCACCGCGATTTTTCATACGAACGGGGCAAAGCGATCGTGGAGAAGTTACGATCATTGATTCCACGCCAGCAGTTCGAAGTACCGGTACAAGCGGCCATCGGACAAAAAATCGTCGCACGTTCCACGATCAAATCGATCGGGAAAAACGTATTGGCGAAATGTTACGGTGGTGACATTTCCCGTAAGCGGAAACTTCTGGAGAAACAGAAGGAAGGGAAAAAGCGCATGAAGCAAGTCGGTTCTGTTGAAGTACCGCAAGAAGCGTTCATGGCTGTGTTGAAGATGGACGAGGAGTAA
- the hemW gene encoding radical SAM family heme chaperone HemW yields the protein MRGIYIHIPFCHQICHYCDFNKVFFKNQPVDEYIESIGEELAILQEEGNSFDEVETVFLGGGTPTSLSEAQLDRLLEIVNRFVRVKSLKEFTTEANPDELTPGKLAVLHNGGVNRLSIGVQSFDSGLLAKIGRTHGPNDAVRVVGDARKAGFDNISIDLMYGLPGQTIKQWRHTLEQTAALDLPHTSGYSLIVEPKTVFYNLMNKGKLPLPGEDTETEMFEMLIDSMEKQNRKQYEISNFALPGYESLHNLIYWENENYAGIGAGAHGYVKGRRYSNIGPLAKYMNTVSAGGRPVQQEHEVTDAECMEEEMFLGLRKMEGISASVFHRKFGKPLEEIYGAKLERLRADGLMEQQGDHWKLTKKGIFRGNDVFQQFLF from the coding sequence ATGCGAGGGATCTATATCCACATTCCGTTTTGCCACCAGATTTGTCATTATTGTGATTTCAATAAAGTGTTTTTCAAAAATCAGCCGGTCGATGAATATATCGAATCGATCGGCGAGGAATTAGCCATCTTGCAAGAGGAAGGGAATTCCTTTGATGAGGTGGAGACCGTCTTTCTTGGAGGAGGGACGCCGACATCCCTCTCAGAAGCGCAGCTTGATCGCCTGCTGGAAATTGTAAATCGTTTTGTCAGAGTGAAGTCGTTAAAAGAATTCACGACGGAAGCCAACCCGGACGAACTGACGCCCGGCAAATTGGCGGTCCTGCATAATGGGGGAGTAAACCGGCTGAGCATCGGTGTCCAGTCTTTTGATTCCGGGCTGCTTGCCAAAATTGGGCGCACGCATGGACCGAATGACGCGGTCCGGGTTGTAGGGGACGCGCGCAAAGCAGGTTTCGACAATATTAGCATCGACCTTATGTATGGACTGCCGGGACAAACGATCAAGCAATGGCGGCATACGTTGGAGCAAACAGCGGCTCTTGATCTGCCGCATACTTCCGGCTACTCGCTCATCGTAGAGCCGAAGACTGTCTTCTATAATTTGATGAACAAAGGGAAGCTGCCGCTGCCTGGCGAGGATACGGAAACTGAAATGTTTGAAATGCTTATTGATTCGATGGAAAAACAAAATAGGAAGCAGTATGAGATAAGCAATTTTGCGCTTCCCGGTTATGAATCGTTGCACAATCTGATTTACTGGGAAAATGAAAATTATGCCGGGATTGGGGCAGGCGCACATGGGTATGTAAAGGGTAGGCGCTACTCCAATATTGGCCCGTTAGCCAAATATATGAATACTGTTTCGGCGGGCGGGCGTCCCGTGCAGCAAGAGCATGAGGTGACGGATGCCGAGTGTATGGAAGAAGAGATGTTCCTTGGACTTCGGAAAATGGAAGGGATCTCTGCTTCCGTCTTTCATCGGAAATTTGGGAAGCCGCTGGAGGAAATCTATGGAGCGAAGTTGGAAAGACTAAGGGCGGACGGCCTCATGGAACAACAAGGGGACCATTGGAAGTTGACGAAAAAAGGGATCTTCCGCGGAAACGATGTCTTTCAACAATTTCTTTTTTAA
- the hrcA gene encoding heat-inducible transcriptional repressor HrcA: MLTNRQLLILQLTVDDFIESAQPVGSRQLSKKPEAPFSPATIRNEMADLEEMGYLEKPHTSSGRVPSEQGYRYYVDHLLTPEKLTKEDSIRLRSIFKERVVETEELIRKSATILSDLTDYTSILLGPNTAQHAVKRFSIVPLDDRMAVAIIVTDNGHVENRLFTVPEGFTSSDIEKMVNILNERLVGTPLHHLQKMLVKETKMVLERHIRHAGELYASFHNAIAIEPEERLYFGGKMNMMKQPEFNDIQKVKTFFELMEKGLPAMTFFQEDVLGIHVRIGSENKDNAMEDCSVITATYDAGENTTGSIAIIGPKRMDYGRVITLLDSMSKDLSKELTKLAIGSEAARRNES, from the coding sequence ATGTTGACAAACAGACAATTGCTTATATTGCAACTGACGGTTGACGATTTCATCGAATCCGCACAGCCTGTAGGATCCAGGCAGTTATCGAAAAAGCCGGAAGCTCCATTTAGTCCGGCAACGATACGAAATGAAATGGCTGATCTGGAGGAAATGGGGTATTTGGAAAAGCCCCATACTTCGTCCGGCCGGGTCCCATCCGAACAAGGGTATAGGTATTATGTTGATCACTTACTGACGCCTGAAAAACTGACAAAAGAAGACAGTATCCGACTGCGCTCCATTTTCAAGGAGAGAGTGGTCGAAACCGAGGAACTGATCCGGAAATCGGCAACCATTCTCTCGGATTTGACGGATTACACGTCCATCTTGCTTGGCCCGAATACAGCGCAGCACGCGGTGAAGCGGTTCTCGATTGTGCCGTTGGATGACCGGATGGCAGTAGCCATCATTGTGACGGACAACGGCCATGTGGAAAACCGATTATTCACCGTGCCCGAAGGGTTCACTTCATCCGATATTGAAAAGATGGTTAACATCCTGAATGAACGACTCGTCGGGACGCCGCTGCATCATCTGCAAAAAATGCTCGTGAAAGAGACGAAAATGGTTTTGGAACGGCATATCCGGCATGCAGGTGAATTGTATGCATCCTTCCATAATGCGATTGCCATCGAACCGGAGGAGCGCCTCTATTTCGGTGGGAAGATGAACATGATGAAACAGCCGGAGTTCAACGACATCCAGAAAGTGAAAACCTTTTTCGAACTGATGGAGAAAGGGCTCCCAGCCATGACTTTTTTCCAAGAGGACGTTCTGGGCATTCATGTCCGCATCGGTTCGGAAAACAAGGATAACGCAATGGAAGATTGCAGTGTCATCACCGCTACGTATGATGCCGGCGAGAACACGACCGGTTCAATAGCCATCATCGGACCGAAGCGGATGGATTATGGACGGGTCATCACATTGCTCGACAGCATGAGTAAGGATCTGTCCAAAGAGTTGACAAAGTTGGCGATTGGTAGCGAAGCGGCAAGGAGGAACGAATCGTGA
- the grpE gene encoding nucleotide exchange factor GrpE, whose translation MTEVEKNKDENESQEAKLDGNENPQETNGEADAAELETEAANEAELAEETEDRVAELTALLEEEENKRLRLLADFENFKRRASLDKEALQKYRAQELVTNLIPVLDNFERALTVEAKTEEAQSLLTGMEMVHRSLVQALETEGLAEIDAQDREFDPNFHQAIMTGNDEEKDSGIVLEVFQKGYQLKDRVLRPTMVKVNE comes from the coding sequence GTGACAGAAGTGGAAAAGAACAAGGACGAAAACGAGTCCCAAGAAGCGAAATTGGATGGGAATGAAAACCCACAAGAAACAAACGGAGAAGCCGATGCAGCTGAATTGGAAACAGAAGCGGCAAATGAGGCGGAACTCGCGGAGGAAACCGAAGATAGAGTGGCCGAGTTGACAGCCCTCCTAGAGGAAGAAGAAAACAAGCGCCTTCGGTTGCTCGCTGATTTTGAAAATTTCAAGAGAAGGGCGTCGCTCGATAAAGAAGCGCTGCAAAAATATAGAGCACAAGAGCTCGTGACCAACCTAATCCCGGTCTTGGATAATTTCGAACGGGCATTGACTGTCGAAGCAAAGACCGAAGAAGCTCAGTCGTTGCTGACGGGTATGGAAATGGTGCACCGCAGCCTTGTGCAGGCTCTTGAAACGGAAGGACTTGCGGAAATCGATGCGCAAGACCGGGAATTCGATCCGAATTTCCATCAAGCGATCATGACTGGGAACGATGAGGAAAAGGATTCAGGTATCGTGCTTGAAGTATTCCAAAAAGGGTATCAGTTAAAAGATCGGGTTCTACGGCCTACAATGGTAAAAGTGAACGAATAA
- the dnaK gene encoding molecular chaperone DnaK, producing MSKIIGIDLGTTNSVVAVFEGGEAKVIPNPEGNRTTPSVVAFKNGERQVGEVAKRQSITNPNTVMSVKRHMGTDYKETVEGKNYTPQEISAMILQYMKGYAEDYLGEKVTKAVITVPAYFNDAQRQATKDAGTIAGLEVERIINEPTAAALAYGMDKMDEDQIILVYDLGGGTFDVSILELGDGVFQVRSTAGDNKLGGDDFDDVIIDYLVQEFRKENAIDLSKDKMAMQRLKDAAEKAKKDLSGVTSTQISLPFITAGEAGPLHLEINLTRAKFDELTAQLVERSMVPTRQALKDAGLSASEIDRVILVGGSTRIPAVQEAIKKETGKEPFKGVNPDEVVAMGAAVQGSILSGDVKDVVLLDVTPLSLGIETMGGVFTKLIDRNTTIPTSKSQVFSTAADNQPAVDIHVLQGERPMSADNKTLGRFQLTDIPPAPRGIPQIEVTFDIDKNGIVTVKAKDLGTQKEQNITIQSSSGLSDDEIERMVKDAEANAEEDKQRKEEADLRNEADQLVFMADKTMKDLEGKVSEDEIKNVTEAKDELKSAIEAGNLDDIRTKKQKLEELVQQLSMKLYEQAAAEGAANAEQPQDDGVVDADFEEVDDKK from the coding sequence ATGAGTAAAATCATTGGTATTGACTTAGGAACAACAAACTCGGTAGTAGCGGTATTTGAGGGCGGAGAAGCAAAAGTAATTCCGAACCCGGAAGGCAACCGGACGACGCCTTCTGTCGTTGCGTTCAAAAACGGGGAACGGCAAGTCGGTGAAGTGGCGAAGCGTCAATCGATCACGAATCCAAATACTGTCATGTCTGTAAAACGTCATATGGGTACGGATTATAAAGAGACTGTGGAAGGCAAGAATTACACGCCACAAGAAATTTCTGCAATGATCTTGCAATATATGAAAGGTTATGCGGAAGACTATCTTGGCGAAAAAGTGACAAAGGCTGTCATTACGGTACCTGCCTACTTTAACGACGCACAACGTCAAGCGACGAAAGATGCTGGGACAATCGCAGGTCTCGAAGTGGAGCGGATCATCAACGAGCCGACTGCCGCAGCATTGGCATACGGTATGGACAAAATGGATGAAGATCAGATCATCCTTGTGTATGACTTGGGAGGCGGAACATTCGACGTTTCCATCCTAGAACTGGGAGATGGCGTGTTCCAAGTACGCTCTACAGCCGGGGACAATAAACTCGGCGGCGATGATTTCGACGACGTTATTATCGACTATCTTGTCCAGGAATTCCGTAAAGAAAATGCAATTGATTTATCAAAAGACAAAATGGCGATGCAGCGCTTGAAAGATGCAGCGGAAAAAGCGAAAAAAGACCTTTCCGGTGTTACTTCCACTCAAATTTCATTGCCGTTCATCACAGCAGGTGAAGCAGGCCCGCTTCACTTGGAAATTAATTTGACACGTGCCAAATTCGATGAGCTGACAGCGCAATTGGTCGAACGCTCCATGGTTCCTACGCGTCAAGCATTGAAAGATGCGGGACTTTCTGCATCTGAAATCGACCGCGTTATCTTGGTTGGTGGTTCCACACGGATCCCGGCAGTTCAAGAAGCGATCAAAAAAGAGACAGGAAAAGAACCGTTCAAAGGGGTCAACCCGGACGAAGTCGTCGCAATGGGGGCAGCAGTTCAAGGTTCCATTTTAAGCGGTGATGTGAAAGATGTCGTCCTTCTTGACGTCACACCGCTATCACTTGGTATTGAGACGATGGGTGGCGTATTCACGAAGTTGATTGACCGGAATACGACAATCCCGACAAGCAAGTCGCAAGTGTTCTCGACAGCAGCGGACAACCAGCCAGCGGTCGATATCCACGTCCTTCAAGGGGAGCGTCCGATGTCGGCTGACAACAAGACACTTGGCCGTTTCCAATTGACGGATATTCCGCCGGCACCACGTGGAATTCCGCAAATTGAAGTGACATTCGATATTGACAAGAACGGTATCGTAACGGTTAAAGCAAAAGACCTCGGAACGCAAAAAGAGCAGAACATCACAATCCAGTCGAGCTCCGGCCTTTCTGACGATGAAATCGAACGCATGGTGAAAGACGCGGAAGCGAATGCAGAAGAGGACAAACAACGGAAAGAAGAAGCGGATCTGCGGAACGAAGCGGATCAACTCGTATTCATGGCGGACAAGACGATGAAAGACTTGGAAGGCAAAGTGTCCGAGGATGAAATCAAAAATGTCACGGAAGCGAAAGATGAGCTAAAATCTGCTATCGAAGCCGGCAACTTGGACGATATCCGGACGAAGAAACAGAAACTCGAAGAGCTTGTGCAACAACTATCCATGAAACTGTATGAACAAGCGGCTGCTGAAGGTGCTGCAAATGCCGAACAACCGCAAGACGACGGTGTAGTGGATGCCGACTTTGAAGAAGTGGACGATAAAAAATAA
- the dnaJ gene encoding molecular chaperone DnaJ: protein MSKRDYYEVLGLSKSATKEEIRKAYRSLSKKYHPDLNKEPGAEEKFKEVTEAFEVLSDDTKKANYDQFGHADPNQGFGGFGGFGGGGGDGFGFEDIFSTFFGGSTRRRDPNAPRKGNDLQYTMTIDFMDAVFGKQTEIEIPREEACETCHGSGAKKGTTPETCTNCGGTGQISVTQNTPLGQMVNRRACSQCQGTGKIIPEKCGTCHGSGRVTHRKKIKVTIPAGVDDGQQLRVSGQGEEGYNGGPTGDLYIVFRVRPHEKFIREEDDIYLELNLSFPQAALGDDIEVPTVHGNVKLKIPAGTQTGTNFRLRGKGVQNVHGRGTGDQHVVVKVVTPKKMTEKQKELLREFATIDGSTPEEYSSSLFDKIKRTIKGE from the coding sequence ATGAGTAAGAGAGACTATTATGAAGTGCTAGGATTATCGAAATCCGCGACAAAAGAGGAAATCCGGAAAGCTTATCGCTCGTTGTCGAAAAAATATCACCCGGATTTGAATAAAGAACCTGGGGCAGAAGAGAAATTCAAAGAAGTGACGGAAGCATTCGAAGTGCTCAGCGATGATACGAAAAAGGCCAATTACGACCAGTTCGGCCATGCCGATCCGAATCAAGGCTTCGGTGGGTTCGGCGGTTTCGGAGGCGGCGGAGGAGACGGCTTCGGTTTCGAGGATATTTTCAGCACGTTTTTCGGAGGCAGCACACGCCGCCGAGATCCGAATGCGCCGCGTAAAGGGAACGACTTGCAATATACGATGACGATCGATTTCATGGATGCGGTCTTCGGCAAACAAACGGAAATCGAAATTCCGCGTGAAGAAGCTTGCGAGACATGTCACGGGTCAGGCGCCAAAAAAGGGACCACTCCCGAGACTTGTACCAATTGCGGAGGAACGGGTCAGATCAGCGTCACCCAAAATACGCCGCTTGGTCAAATGGTCAATCGCCGCGCTTGTTCACAATGTCAGGGAACCGGCAAGATCATCCCGGAAAAATGTGGAACATGCCATGGCAGCGGCAGAGTGACGCATCGCAAAAAGATCAAAGTGACCATTCCCGCTGGCGTGGATGATGGCCAACAGCTGCGCGTGTCTGGCCAAGGGGAAGAAGGATATAACGGCGGGCCTACAGGTGATCTATATATCGTATTCCGTGTCCGGCCACATGAAAAGTTCATCCGGGAAGAAGACGACATCTATTTGGAATTAAATCTTTCATTCCCACAAGCGGCTCTCGGAGATGATATCGAAGTACCGACCGTCCACGGTAACGTCAAGCTGAAAATCCCTGCTGGAACACAGACGGGAACGAATTTCCGTCTACGCGGAAAAGGCGTTCAAAACGTTCACGGCCGTGGAACCGGCGACCAGCATGTCGTCGTAAAAGTGGTGACGCCAAAAAAAATGACGGAAAAGCAGAAGGAATTGCTGCGTGAATTCGCTACGATTGACGGCAGCACTCCGGAAGAGTATTCAAGTTCGTTGTTCGATAAAATCAAACGTACTATCAAGGGCGAGTGA
- the prmA gene encoding 50S ribosomal protein L11 methyltransferase, whose product MKWSEISIHTTHEATEAVANILHEAGASGVVIEDSIEPDRIHEDRFGEIYELDKDDFPADGVLVKAYLPVNSFLNETMKELELAISRLAEFGLAEKQPVISTNEVDDEDWATAWKQFYHPVKISSRFTIVPTWEQYDPVVSDELIIELDPGMAFGTGTHPTTVMCLQALEKYVQEGNTVVDVGTGSGVLSIGAALLGASHVHALDLDDVAVVAAKENIKLNHVEDRIKVTHGNLLDSVNETPDVIVANILAEVILSFSADAFDLLPTDGLFIVSGIIGQKRDLVKEDLVSKGFDIVESVLMEDWVAIIARKRGE is encoded by the coding sequence GTGAAATGGTCGGAAATATCCATTCATACGACGCATGAAGCGACGGAGGCGGTTGCGAACATATTGCACGAGGCAGGCGCAAGCGGGGTCGTCATTGAAGATTCCATCGAACCGGATAGAATTCATGAGGACCGTTTTGGCGAAATCTATGAACTAGACAAAGATGATTTCCCGGCTGACGGTGTCCTTGTCAAAGCCTATTTGCCAGTCAATAGTTTCTTGAATGAAACGATGAAAGAATTGGAGCTGGCCATCAGCAGGCTGGCAGAATTCGGTCTGGCGGAAAAACAGCCGGTCATCAGCACGAATGAAGTGGATGACGAGGATTGGGCGACTGCATGGAAGCAGTTTTACCATCCTGTCAAAATTTCCAGCCGCTTTACGATCGTCCCGACATGGGAACAATACGATCCGGTCGTTTCAGATGAACTGATCATTGAATTGGATCCCGGGATGGCCTTTGGAACGGGTACGCATCCGACAACCGTTATGTGCTTGCAAGCGCTCGAGAAGTATGTGCAAGAAGGGAATACGGTTGTCGACGTCGGCACAGGTTCCGGCGTATTGTCGATCGGTGCTGCGCTCTTAGGGGCATCTCACGTCCACGCTTTGGACTTAGACGATGTGGCGGTCGTTGCTGCGAAAGAGAACATTAAACTTAACCATGTCGAAGACCGTATTAAAGTGACGCATGGCAATCTGCTCGACTCAGTCAATGAAACTCCCGATGTCATCGTGGCGAATATTTTAGCCGAAGTCATCTTGTCGTTCTCTGCAGATGCTTTTGATTTATTGCCAACGGATGGACTGTTCATCGTCTCGGGCATCATCGGGCAGAAAAGGGATCTGGTCAAAGAGGATCTTGTATCCAAAGGGTTTGACATCGTCGAATCGGTCTTGATGGAAGACTGGGTCGCCATCATCGCCAGAAAAAGGGGCGAGTAG